The Cucurbita pepo subsp. pepo cultivar mu-cu-16 chromosome LG08, ASM280686v2, whole genome shotgun sequence genome contains a region encoding:
- the LOC111800899 gene encoding mavicyanin-like has protein sequence MVMKVAVVFVFLVAVRAVYGADIVVGGDSGWSQGFDYDTWAAGQAFKVGDSLVFNYGGSHSVAEVNEASYKACSSTSVIRSHTGGSTSIPLSATGPRYFLCPTLGHCSSGMKLQINVVAANATPTPPGTTPPGNTPPANTPPADTPPSSPSPSAGSSAFISLSQLIFGASIACFAALFVL, from the exons ATGGTGATGAAAGTGGcggttgtttttgtttttcttgtcgCTGTGCGTGCGGTTTATGGTGCTGATATCGTTGTTGGTGGCGATTCTGGGTGGAGTCAGGGGTTTGATTATGATACCTGGGCTGCAGGGCAAGCTTTTAAAGTTGGAGACTCGTTGG TGTTCAATTATGGTGGGAGTCACTCAGTAGCGGAGGTGAATGAGGCAAGCTACAAGGCGTGTTCGTCGACCTCGGTGATTAGATCTCACACTGGCGGAAGCACGTCGATTCCTCTGTCTGCGACAGGGCCAAGGTACTTCCTCTGTCCGACACTGGGTCACTGTTCCAGCGGCATGAAGCTTCAGATCAATGTTGTGGCTGCCAACGCCACCCCAACCCCACCCGGCACCACCCCACCGGGCAACACCCCACCGGCTAACACCCCACCGGCTGACACCCCCCCGTCGTCTCCATCTCCAAGCGCAGGCTCCTCTGCTTTTATTAGTCTCAGCCAGTTGATCTTTGGGGCTTCCATTGCCTGCTTCGCCGCCCTGTTTGTTCTATGA
- the LOC111800661 gene encoding probable L-gulonolactone oxidase 6, which yields MQSSHAFRFTTFILFLVLLVSVSESTPPEDPIKCRSPNANCTITNAYATFPDRAICRVGEVKYPTTEAEVISAVAEATRAMRKIKVGTRFYHSIPKLACPDGVDGVVISTKYLNRVLKVDGEGMSITVEGGVTVREIIEVAAAGGLALPHAPYWWGLTIGGLLSTGAHGSSLWGKGSAVHDYVVGIKMVSPGGAQDGYAKVRRLVDGDQHLNAAKVSLGVLGIITQVTLKLQPMFKRSITYFERDDTDLSDQVISFGRSYEFADMTWYPSQRKVVYRRDTRVSSNTSGNGLYDFIPFRPTPSPALAIVRASEEYQEARRDAAGKCLSAKIITSLLSLSAYGLTNNGITFLKYPVIGYNNRLQSSGSCLDSVNDLRITACPWDPSIKGEFFHEIGISIDLKVVKGFIEDVRKLGELEPMAFCGLELYNGILMRYVKASTAYLGKEEDGINFDFTYYRSKDPMSPRLFEDVLEEVEQMALFKYGGSPHWGKNRNIAFLKAVGKYKNREGFLKIKNEYDPYGLFSNEWTNQILGVEGTVSIDKDGCALEGLCLCSKDSHCAPSKGYFCRAGRIYKEARVCSYLGFKP from the exons ATGCAGTCGTCTCATGCCTTCCGGTTCACTACCTTCATCTTGTTTCTAGTTCTTCTTGTGTCAGTGTCCGAGTCTACTCCGCCCGAGGACCCAATCAAATGCCGATCCCCAAACGCCAATTGCACCATTACAAATGCCTACGCCACCTTCCCAGATCGGGCCATTTGCCGGGTGGGAGAGGTGAAGTACCCAACCACAGAGGCGGAGGTGATCTCCGCGGTGGCGGAGGCCACGAGAGCCATGAGGAAAATTAAGGTGGGCACTCGATTTTACCACAGCATTCCGAAGCTGGCATGCCCAGATGGGGTTGATGGGGTGGTGATAAGCACCAAGTATTTGAACCGGGTTTTGAAGGTGGATGGGGAGGGTATGAGTATAACCGTGGAGGGTGGAGTGACGGTGAGGGAGATCATTGAGGTGGCTGCGGCGGGTGGGCTTGCGTTGCCGCATGCGCCGTATTGGTGGGGCCTCACAATTGGTGGGCTGCTCAGTACGGGGGCACATGGGAGCTCGTTGTGGGGCAAAGGGAGCGCTGTTCATGATTACGTTGTGGGGATTAAAATGGTCAGTCCTGGAGGAGCCCAAGATGGGTACGCCAAAGTTAGGAGGCTTGTTGATGGCGATCAACACCTCAACGCTGCCAAAGTTTCATTGGGAGTTCTTGGAATTATTACACAG GTCACTCTGAAATTGCAACCCATGTTCAAGCGATCCATCACCTATTTTGAAAGGGATGACACGGATTTGAGCGATCAAGTGATTAGCTTTGGAAGAAGCTATGAGTTCGCAGACATGACTTGGTATCCAAGCCAGCGAAAAGTTGTGTATCGCAGAGACACCCGCGTTTCATCCAATACATCCGGCAATGGCTTGTATGATTTTATTCCATTTCGTCCTACACCTTCACCTGCCTTGGCCATTGTTCGAGCCTCAG AGGAGTACCAAGAAGCAAGGCGTGATGCAGCTGGGAAGTGTCTTAGTGCAAAGATTATCACGTCACTTCTCTCACTATCAGCTTATGGATTAACCAACAATG GTATCACATTTCTCAAATATCCAGTCATCGGGTATAACAATCGGCTTCAATCCTCTGGATCTTGCCTAGACAGTGTCAATGATCTTAGAATCACAGCATGTCCTTGGGATCCATCGATAAAAGGGGAGTTTTTCCACGAAATAGGTATCAGCATTGACTTAAAAGTGGTGAAAGGTTTCATAGAAGACGTGAGAAAGCTTGGTGAGTTAGAGCCCATGGCGTTTTGTGGCCTTGAGCTCTACAATGGCATATTGATGCGCTATGTCAAAGCCTCCACAGCCTACTTggggaaggaagaagatggcATCAACTTTGACTTCACATATTATAGGAGCAAAGACCCAATGAGTCCAAGGCTTTTTGAAGACGTGCTTGAAGAGGTGGAGCAAATGGCGTTGTTCAAATATGGAGGTAGTCCGCATTGGGGGAAGAACAGGAACATTGCATTTCTCAAAGCGGTTGGGAAGTACAAAAATAGAGAAGGGTTTTTGAAGATTAAGAATGAATATGATCCGTATGGGCTGTTCTCAAATGAatggaccaatcaaattcTTGGAGTGGAAGGAACTGTGAGTATAGATAAAGATGGGTGTGCCTTGGAAGGATTGTGTTTATGCTCTAAAGATAGTCATTGTGCCCCAAGTAAGGGCTACTTTTGTAGGGCTGGCAGGATTTATAAGGAAGCTAGAGTTTGTTCTTACTTAGGATTCAAACCTTAG